The Xenopus laevis strain J_2021 chromosome 7S, Xenopus_laevis_v10.1, whole genome shotgun sequence genome includes a window with the following:
- the LOC108697957 gene encoding ubiA prenyltransferase domain-containing protein 1, with the protein MKSDDYPNNVSIETENLNGVAHLLSNGIATPCRNKALSKATSFKQKRATYMLALRPWSFSASLTPVALGTAIAYHSGGSLDLLLFVVCAVAVLAVHGARNLVNTYYDFSKGIDHKKSDDRTLVDRILEPRNVVRFGVFLYTLGYLCAACLYFLSKLKLEHLALIYFGGLSSSLLYTGNMYGIGFKYFALGDLVILITFGPLAVVFAHAVQVVYLAVTPLLYAVLLALSTEAILHSNNTWDMESDRQACIVTLAILIGPMFSYILYNLLVFLPYLIFSILATRYTISMALPLLTVPLAFSLERQFRSQNFNKIPQRTAKFNLLVGIFYVFGIVLAPAGSLP; encoded by the exons ATGAAGTCAGATGACTACCCTAATAATGTTAGTATTGAAACTGAGAACTTAAATGGAGTGGCCCATTTATTGTCTAATGGCATAGCTACTCCATGCAGAAATAAAGCTCTCTCAAAGGCTACCAGCTTCAAACAAAAACGTGCCACTTACATGCTGGCACTACGTCCCTGGAGCTTTAGTGCGTCCCTTACTCCTGTAG cattGGGAACTGCCATTGCCTATCACTCTGGAGGCTCACTGGATTTATTGCTTTTTGTTGTCTGTGCTGTGGCAGTGCTAGCTGTACATGGAGCTAGGAATCTAGTAAACACATACTATGACTTCTCCAAAGGGATTGATCACAAGAAAAGTGATGACCGAACCTTGGTTGACCGTATCCTTGAACCTCGTAATGTTGTACGGTTTGGTGTTTTTCTGTATACTTTGGGTTATTTGTGTGCTGCCTGCCTCTACTTCCTCTCCAAGCTTAAGCTAGAACACCTGGCCCTTATATATTTTGGAGGACTGTCTAGTTCACTCCTTTATACTGGAAATATGTATG GAATAGGATTTAAGTATTTTGCTCTTGGAGACCTTGTAATCCTTATCACATTTGGTCCACTGGCTGTTGTTTTTGCTCATGCAGTGCAAGTTGTTTACCTTGCAGTAACACCCTTACTGTATGCTGTGCTCCTTGCCCTCAGCACAGAAGCCATTCTTCATAGTAACAATACTTGGGATATGGAATCTGATCGACAGGCTTGCATAGTAACCCTTGCAATTCTCATTGGcccaatgttttcatatatactgtacaacttGCTTGTTTTTCTCCCATATCTTATATTTTCAATACTTGCAACAAGGTACACAATAAGCATGGCCTTGCCACTGCTCACTGTCCCACTGGCTTTTTCTCTAGAGAGACAATTCAGAAGTCAGAACTTCAACAAAATTCCACAGAGGACAGCCAAATTCAATCTCCTTGTTggcattttttatgtatttgggaTTGTTCTAGCCCCCGCTGGCTCTCTTCCGtga